A region of Fibrobacter sp. UWT2 DNA encodes the following proteins:
- a CDS encoding DNA polymerase III subunit beta, giving the protein MALCIESDHLEKVQRILALHFEGLEVWAHGARVTGVDLTPDTELELVVISESRLSFEAMTAVEKAFVDSGLPFRVDVMDWAKLPESLQKQIKKEHDVVQAAAES; this is encoded by the coding sequence ATGGCTTTATGTATTGAATCTGATCATTTGGAAAAGGTCCAGAGGATCCTGGCTCTTCATTTTGAAGGGTTGGAAGTTTGGGCGCATGGAGCCCGCGTGACGGGAGTGGATCTCACTCCCGATACGGAACTGGAGCTGGTGGTTATTTCTGAAAGCCGCCTTTCTTTTGAAGCGATGACTGCTGTAGAAAAGGCTTTTGTGGATAGCGGGCTCCCGTTCCGGGTCGATGTCATGGACTGGGCCAAGCTCCCTGAATCTCTCCAAAAACAAATCAAGAAAGAACACGACGTGGTTCAAGCCGCTGCGGAATCCTAG
- a CDS encoding ABC transporter substrate-binding protein — protein MLNFCGKMVVNASLGLFLAFSGFLLDACNNNGEPAKKTADCGELPALEFSKNLKVGKLCDENVAEIRSIVGRDTLVKRFKLGKAPQKVVALSSAQIGYMLRLGLESRIVGVGDGKYIADSALYARVAAGQVAEVGSGSTISLEKLVALQPDLVMSFATGGGHDDYERIDALNLPLMLTSEWQEDSPLAKAEWIKLYGMMFGVEALADSIFEQSKSAYNATRDPSSSLRSAQDDNKVCPHVLVGMSYGGVWYAPGGNSFTARLIKDAGGCYLWAADTSRELQFTLEEIMKVADSADVWVNPGMFGSPEELLAAEPRVKYIKAFKEKRVCQNDGRKGPGGGNDFYESAVAYPAEMLQNLQECIQKATKGADSARKGFDWYHNIFIF, from the coding sequence ATGTTGAATTTTTGTGGAAAAATGGTCGTCAATGCCTCGTTGGGGCTTTTTTTGGCTTTTTCGGGGTTCTTGTTGGACGCCTGCAATAATAATGGCGAACCGGCCAAGAAAACGGCTGATTGCGGGGAACTGCCAGCCCTGGAATTCAGCAAGAACTTGAAAGTCGGCAAGCTTTGCGATGAGAACGTTGCCGAAATCCGCTCCATTGTGGGGCGCGATACGCTGGTAAAGCGTTTCAAGTTGGGGAAGGCGCCTCAAAAGGTGGTAGCCCTTTCTTCGGCGCAGATCGGCTATATGCTGCGTCTTGGCCTGGAAAGCCGCATTGTGGGCGTGGGCGATGGCAAGTACATTGCCGATAGCGCCCTGTACGCCCGGGTCGCTGCAGGCCAGGTGGCCGAAGTGGGGAGTGGTTCTACGATTTCCCTTGAAAAGCTGGTGGCACTCCAGCCGGACTTGGTAATGAGCTTTGCCACGGGCGGAGGACATGACGACTACGAACGCATCGATGCCTTGAATCTCCCGTTGATGCTTACTTCTGAATGGCAGGAAGATTCTCCGTTGGCGAAGGCGGAGTGGATTAAGTTGTACGGAATGATGTTTGGCGTTGAGGCCCTGGCAGATTCTATTTTTGAACAAAGTAAAAGCGCCTACAACGCTACTAGAGATCCTTCGTCTTCGCTCCGCTCTGCTCAGGATGACAATAAGGTGTGTCCCCATGTGTTAGTGGGCATGAGTTACGGTGGCGTGTGGTATGCGCCGGGCGGCAACAGCTTTACCGCGCGCCTCATCAAGGATGCCGGTGGCTGCTACTTGTGGGCGGCAGATACTAGCCGGGAACTTCAGTTTACGTTGGAAGAAATCATGAAGGTGGCCGATAGTGCCGACGTGTGGGTAAATCCCGGGATGTTCGGGTCTCCGGAGGAATTGCTTGCCGCTGAACCCCGCGTCAAGTACATCAAGGCGTTCAAGGAAAAACGCGTGTGCCAGAACGATGGCCGCAAGGGCCCTGGCGGCGGCAACGACTTTTACGAGTCCGCTGTAGCTTACCCTGCCGAAATGCTTCAAAATCTGCAGGAATGTATACAGAAGGCAACAAAAGGGGCTGATTCTGCCCGAAAGGGTTTTGATTGGTACCATAATATTTTTATCTTTTAG
- a CDS encoding penicillin-binding protein activator yields MKRLLPFALVAMLAASAFAQDEIREAKNLIQNGQCAEAIAPLQRVYKSSFRKSSGEKAAVMLTECYLREHKRDEALKLSSRFLEYYVNTVYRERMELANAIVMVEKGNVYEGVEAMLRILAYSKNPAARSRTKDVAIQTLAASLLTADQLQALLEKYPVDKDIVGWMQLQIGRECQNSKRYRAARYWYKKVVAGGVAENLSNTAEKGLESLEDRGAGMPTVLVLAPLSGDYAEFGSAAIQGVILAHEKAGLKGKVNLRVADTRADAAQALLRTQQAVNQDSIVAIIGPIMSAPAATVAAWLGSNFQNIPMLTPTATDDGIAKMGPNIFQVNITMDNLAKSIADFATKCLNIREYAILSPLGGYGASMSQSFTTAVERRGGSVIAFRNYEEGRPDYKTEFSLLRDVRFKQLNRRQNIARGASDLDAVNAKERRFYMQDSTFNIPGIFIPATNPGDAGLMAGQVAFNKISGVLLGASGWYGRELLIQGKRQVDSSYFSVPAMDMGGNNDGLKKFVSDFKERWGAEPGEDRVSGLSYDAANIVFSSMEKKPNSLTNLINYTANFHGVYGEIKFKRGMNMNTKIVTVNKGKFETVEGCPAK; encoded by the coding sequence ATGAAACGTCTTTTACCTTTTGCTTTGGTGGCAATGCTTGCCGCTTCCGCTTTTGCCCAGGACGAAATTCGTGAGGCAAAGAACTTAATCCAGAACGGGCAGTGCGCCGAGGCCATTGCTCCCCTCCAGAGAGTCTACAAGTCCAGTTTCCGTAAGTCCTCCGGCGAAAAGGCTGCCGTGATGCTCACGGAATGCTACTTGCGCGAACACAAGCGCGACGAAGCCTTGAAGCTTTCTTCCCGCTTCTTGGAATACTACGTGAACACGGTGTATCGCGAACGTATGGAACTGGCAAATGCCATCGTGATGGTTGAAAAGGGTAACGTCTACGAAGGCGTTGAAGCGATGCTCCGCATTCTGGCCTACTCCAAGAACCCGGCCGCCCGCAGCCGTACCAAGGATGTGGCCATTCAGACGCTCGCCGCTTCGCTGTTGACTGCCGACCAGTTGCAGGCTCTTTTGGAAAAGTACCCGGTCGACAAGGACATCGTGGGCTGGATGCAGCTGCAGATTGGCCGTGAATGTCAGAATTCCAAGCGCTACCGCGCCGCCCGCTACTGGTACAAGAAGGTTGTGGCTGGTGGGGTAGCCGAAAACCTTTCCAACACCGCCGAGAAGGGACTTGAATCTTTGGAAGACCGCGGCGCCGGTATGCCGACGGTGCTCGTGCTCGCCCCGTTGTCCGGCGACTATGCCGAATTTGGCTCGGCGGCCATTCAGGGCGTGATTCTCGCTCACGAAAAGGCCGGACTCAAGGGCAAGGTGAACCTGCGCGTGGCAGACACCCGTGCTGACGCCGCCCAGGCGCTCCTCCGCACCCAGCAGGCTGTCAACCAGGATAGCATTGTTGCAATCATCGGCCCCATTATGAGTGCCCCGGCCGCAACCGTTGCCGCCTGGCTCGGCAGCAACTTCCAGAATATCCCGATGCTTACCCCGACCGCTACCGACGACGGTATCGCCAAGATGGGCCCGAACATTTTCCAGGTGAACATTACCATGGATAACCTGGCAAAGAGCATCGCCGACTTTGCGACCAAGTGCTTGAACATTCGTGAATACGCTATCTTGAGCCCGCTCGGTGGCTATGGCGCCTCGATGTCGCAGAGCTTTACCACTGCCGTGGAACGCCGCGGCGGTTCCGTGATCGCCTTCCGTAACTACGAAGAAGGTCGCCCCGACTACAAGACTGAATTCAGCCTGCTGCGTGATGTTCGCTTCAAGCAGTTGAACCGCCGCCAGAACATTGCCCGCGGCGCAAGTGACCTTGATGCCGTGAATGCCAAGGAACGCCGCTTCTATATGCAGGATTCCACGTTCAACATTCCGGGTATCTTCATTCCGGCAACGAACCCGGGTGATGCAGGCCTCATGGCGGGCCAGGTGGCCTTCAACAAGATTTCGGGCGTGCTGCTCGGTGCTTCCGGCTGGTACGGTCGCGAACTCTTGATCCAGGGCAAGCGCCAGGTCGACAGTTCCTACTTTAGCGTGCCTGCCATGGATATGGGCGGCAACAACGACGGCCTCAAGAAGTTCGTGAGCGACTTCAAGGAACGCTGGGGTGCCGAACCGGGCGAAGACAGGGTGAGCGGACTCAGCTATGACGCTGCAAACATCGTGTTCAGCTCCATGGAGAAAAAGCCCAACAGCCTCACGAACCTGATCAACTACACCGCAAACTTCCATGGCGTGTATGGGGAAATCAAGTTCAAGCGAGGCATGAACATGAACACCAAGATCGTGACCGTGAACAAGGGCAAGTTCGAAACCGTCGAAGGCTGCCCGGCTAAGTAA
- a CDS encoding NYN domain-containing protein yields MPRPLRIGFFLDGYTLKKVNDYYRNVHRFHSSLDFRSLRLWVEMQAIRYFEGDRYRKLEMESHYYHPYRDPHVYARDCEGVFRLEQTLMECGYSVHFNNPAETGCVGPNLSLMEDALLMAMYRKLDAVVLLSTQGEYAPLPDRLRLMGVPTLVLGWDFVYPKAKYKVRWKTDSCLRRTCAHYVAMEKIVDSDPNGGAPRGFFFQCEHPFDKGRNPRPKVAVGRDPQAPRRLN; encoded by the coding sequence ATGCCGAGACCGCTCCGTATAGGATTTTTCCTAGATGGTTATACGCTCAAGAAGGTGAACGACTACTACCGTAATGTTCACCGGTTCCATTCCAGTCTGGATTTCAGGAGCCTTAGGCTCTGGGTGGAGATGCAGGCGATTCGTTACTTTGAGGGGGATCGTTACCGCAAACTGGAAATGGAATCCCATTACTATCATCCGTATCGCGATCCGCATGTGTATGCCCGCGATTGCGAAGGCGTGTTCAGGTTGGAGCAGACCCTTATGGAATGCGGCTACAGCGTGCATTTCAATAACCCTGCGGAAACGGGCTGTGTGGGGCCGAACCTGTCGCTGATGGAAGATGCCTTGCTGATGGCCATGTACCGCAAGCTGGATGCGGTGGTGCTTTTAAGCACGCAGGGCGAGTATGCTCCGCTTCCGGACAGGCTACGGCTTATGGGCGTCCCGACGCTGGTACTGGGTTGGGATTTTGTCTACCCGAAGGCGAAGTACAAGGTCCGCTGGAAAACGGATTCTTGCTTGCGGCGAACTTGTGCCCATTATGTGGCCATGGAGAAAATCGTGGACAGCGATCCCAACGGCGGCGCCCCACGCGGATTTTTCTTTCAGTGCGAACATCCTTTTGACAAAGGACGTAATCCTCGACCAAAGGTGGCGGTGGGGCGCGATCCTCAAGCGCCTCGCCGCCTAAACTAA
- a CDS encoding metallophosphoesterase, which produces MIAFLFILLAALVLIFINVSSTAKGKIGIIIGASVLFLILVGMFFRGTFIGSCLVTFFAVWIPNSLILYIPWTLYRIGYYFTQPHHLSRHKVRRVGRWLAGISIAVTFMFMGYGMQHNDEYKTNLLTVDLPSQYTESFTAIFFSDIHVDPLFDTQKLERFIAQVDSIKPDYLLFGGDLADITTEKMDHAGYDSLFKRLTAGAKVAAVAINGNHEAFMANSDNSPEEWMRKVGFVVLDDSTACLGEVCFTGRTDFMVARGRDVERKPLSELTPDSIKLVEHPKDSTDSVATVAQDSNADSLTDTTAAIAAQVTYDTVVVNRPWILMDHQPKGIEKMHAGRLPDFALSGHTHDGQFFPITFIIDYVWKLAYGKGALGGVLWLVSSGFDCWGPPVRVGSDSEIWVIKFKTKNQENQ; this is translated from the coding sequence ATGATTGCATTCCTATTCATACTGCTTGCAGCCCTTGTACTGATCTTTATCAATGTCAGTTCCACTGCCAAAGGTAAAATCGGGATAATTATTGGCGCATCCGTTTTATTCCTTATTCTTGTGGGCATGTTTTTTAGAGGCACCTTTATCGGAAGTTGCCTAGTCACGTTTTTTGCCGTCTGGATTCCAAACTCTCTAATTCTTTACATTCCCTGGACGCTGTACAGAATCGGCTATTATTTTACGCAACCCCATCACTTGAGCCGCCACAAGGTTCGCCGCGTAGGCCGCTGGCTTGCTGGAATTTCTATTGCCGTCACGTTCATGTTCATGGGCTACGGAATGCAGCATAACGACGAATACAAAACCAACCTGCTCACCGTAGATTTGCCCTCCCAGTACACCGAAAGTTTTACTGCCATATTCTTTAGCGATATCCACGTGGATCCGCTCTTTGATACGCAAAAGCTCGAAAGGTTCATTGCCCAAGTCGATTCCATCAAACCCGACTACTTGTTATTCGGCGGTGACCTCGCAGATATTACCACCGAAAAGATGGACCACGCGGGTTACGATAGTTTGTTCAAAAGACTGACCGCCGGAGCGAAAGTGGCGGCAGTTGCCATCAACGGAAATCACGAAGCGTTCATGGCGAACTCGGACAACAGCCCCGAAGAATGGATGCGCAAGGTAGGCTTCGTGGTGCTCGACGATTCTACCGCATGCCTTGGCGAAGTCTGCTTCACGGGCCGTACCGACTTTATGGTCGCCCGCGGCAGAGACGTTGAACGTAAGCCCCTTAGCGAACTCACTCCCGACTCCATCAAGCTCGTGGAGCACCCCAAGGATTCCACAGATTCCGTAGCCACGGTCGCACAGGATTCTAACGCCGATTCGCTCACAGACACAACTGCAGCAATTGCCGCGCAGGTTACTTACGATACCGTTGTCGTAAACCGCCCCTGGATTTTGATGGATCACCAGCCCAAGGGAATTGAAAAAATGCATGCCGGCAGGCTTCCGGACTTCGCGCTTTCTGGACACACCCACGACGGTCAATTCTTCCCCATTACCTTTATTATTGACTACGTGTGGAAACTCGCCTACGGCAAGGGCGCTCTCGGCGGAGTCCTTTGGCTCGTGAGCTCCGGTTTCGACTGCTGGGGTCCTCCGGTACGCGTAGGAAGCGACTCCGAAATCTGGGTCATCAAGTTCAAAACGAAAAACCAAGAAAATCAGTAA
- a CDS encoding lipopolysaccharide assembly protein LapB gives MRFLKTIFLALSVFAVACFAENTLALSEGQAALWSKATSATMALRYGEAFELSKQLRAENEGAGCVLENVVRISVYDDKGDTASLIKAGKLLESCKTEGLWDALRRFEIGYVQGETGHSVKGAMTTRSAAKAFEDSKELEARAFFAIYAYYIDKSFSWVPFKSDNRDLYLATLDSASQKSERFWPLFLTPLIWMHYDKEDFATGLKLAERGLKRAPNHPVMLQIKADMLYRLKRYGEAADIYEKSAADYLKRTGKSIRYWCSVLNLIRIYSDKGDKAKAEQWRKTLDDPKYNELKDWMPGSLMDDLKKRKLI, from the coding sequence ATGCGATTCTTGAAGACGATATTTTTAGCCCTTTCTGTTTTTGCTGTTGCTTGTTTTGCAGAGAATACCCTCGCCCTTTCCGAGGGGCAAGCGGCCCTTTGGTCCAAGGCGACTTCTGCCACCATGGCGTTGCGCTATGGCGAGGCTTTTGAACTTTCTAAGCAGTTGCGTGCCGAAAACGAGGGCGCCGGTTGCGTACTCGAAAACGTGGTGCGTATCAGCGTGTATGACGACAAGGGTGATACGGCTTCGCTTATAAAGGCGGGGAAACTTCTGGAATCTTGCAAGACCGAAGGGCTGTGGGATGCGCTCCGTCGTTTTGAAATTGGCTACGTGCAGGGCGAGACGGGACATTCGGTCAAAGGCGCCATGACGACGCGTTCTGCGGCGAAGGCTTTCGAAGATTCCAAGGAACTGGAAGCCCGCGCTTTCTTTGCCATTTACGCCTACTATATCGACAAGAGTTTTAGCTGGGTGCCCTTCAAGTCGGACAACCGCGATCTTTACTTGGCCACTCTCGACAGCGCCTCGCAGAAGTCCGAACGCTTCTGGCCTCTATTCCTGACGCCGCTCATTTGGATGCATTACGACAAGGAAGATTTTGCGACGGGCCTGAAGCTTGCCGAACGCGGGCTCAAGCGTGCTCCGAATCATCCGGTCATGTTGCAGATCAAGGCTGACATGCTTTACCGTTTGAAGCGCTATGGCGAGGCTGCCGACATTTATGAAAAGAGTGCCGCCGATTACTTGAAGCGCACGGGCAAGAGCATTCGTTACTGGTGCTCGGTGCTGAACCTGATTCGCATTTATAGCGACAAGGGCGACAAGGCGAAAGCGGAACAGTGGCGCAAGACTTTGGACGACCCGAAGTACAATGAACTCAAGGATTGGATGCCTGGTTCGTTGATGGACGACTTGAAAAAGCGGAAGCTTATTTAG